In Brassica napus cultivar Da-Ae chromosome A3, Da-Ae, whole genome shotgun sequence, the sequence ATGAAATTGATCATTAACACTATGAGCTGCAAAGAGAATATTGCTTTTCTTGGGTCTAAATGATAAAGCAACACAACAATTCTCGACAATACGCAGCGTTTCAAGAAATCAGCTAAAACTCTATTCCGCTCAATTCAAGATAATCTAATAGAACACGAATCCAATCGGAGAGACTCACATGGAAAAACTCAAGCTGGTCTTCGAGGTGCTCAAGCGCGGTGCGGATCGCGTACAGGCTCTTCGCCTCTTGAATCGTTGCGTTCTCGTCGTTATTGTCGAATCCTTTGATGAAGACGTATCCCTGCCGCTTCTTCTCTTCGCCTAAGCCatggctcttcttcttcttcttcttcgtattcTCCGATCTATTAGGAGCTGGTTTGAGGGAGTCGAGGAAGTGAGAGCGGGAAATGAAGTGAATCTCGTCGCTGAGCTTGTCGTGCAGATCCCAGATTTTCTCGAGAACCGCTTCGATTTCTTCAATCTCCATTTCCCCAAAAGAGGAATGCTTTCCTTTAGCGCCCCggtgattttgattttggaaacGGGTCTGAGCCCCAACCCGACCCGGAGAACTCCAAACGGGAATTATGCCACGGACTATGCACGTTTCGAATCTAGGCATTcagtttgtttaattttttcgATTTTAAGGTATTTAAAATAGAGACATAGAAactgtataaatatttatgaaatttggTTTCACTCCAGATTATTTTTCTGATTTTCGAGTCGATTTgaatgataaaaattagaaaccaTTTAATACTAAATTAATCTgtgtttatgtttattttttgtttgatttaacttttttattcaaaataaaataatacagaTTTAAATAGAATATCaaataattgaaatattttagatgctttaataaaatatgcaatttttttaatttttatcatcaATATAAAACAATCCTATTAATACTACACTAACAAAAACTGAATACTTTAAATCTATGTGTATGGGTTGTACACGGGTTGACTTGTGTAACACCTAGTGCTAAATCGTTACGGTATTTGAATCCGAGATACATATGTAATGTTGAGTGCGTTCTTTTACTCTTTGGCCTTGTCCATTTCTACATCTAaaagatgcatccagatgatctattttagatattttatctagataaaaatgtttttcgtttttatatttcatatatgtatttagATAAATCATCTATATTTGTTGGCTATTTTTTTAACTTGCATTTATATTCAGATGAACTTGTTAATAATGACTAAAATTGCgttttttggcggaaaatatgtttttgtagATTTGAAAGAAAAGTGCATTTTTACAGTTTTGACAGAAAGGTATGTTTTGTCGGGTTTGGtcgaaacaatatttttatggttttgatggaaagatattttttttgcgGTGTTGGCAGAAAAGTGTGCTTTTAAGGGTTTGGCCGAAAATgcaattttgcggttttgatgAAAAAGTGTTTTTTTGGTAGAAAATGCGTTTTTACGGATTTGGCCAAAATGACATTTTTGCGGTTATGACGGAAAAGTGCGATTGCGGTTTTGGTGGAGAAATGATTTTTTGCACTTTTAGTgggaattttttattttgcggttttggcggaaaaatgtgtttttgacgGAAAATGTGATTTGCAGTTTTATGGAAAATGCGATTTTGACAAGAAAATACGTTTTACAGTTTGACAGAAAagtgcgtttttgcggtttaaGCTGCAAAAGTGCAATTTTACGGATTTGGTTGAAAGTGCATTTTAACGGAAATGTGTATTTCTacgttttttgcggttttggcagaaaattgCGTTTAATGGCGAACAATTACGTTTTTCAGTTCTGACAGAAAAATGTATCTGTAAAAAGTTAGGAGTTttggtttgaaaaaaaatattttggtttttaaaggTTATTttgtcatatattattttgagcCTAATTAGATGCATTTGCATTTATATGCGCATGGAAACATGCCCTCATTTGAGTAAAATTtgaaatgaattttcaaaaatacagtAGGATGATTCATTCGTATGTTGCATTATAACGTGCATCTTCACCCAAATTAATtacctttttatattatttaggcAAGGTGTAAAAGTAATCTATTTTCttgtttcaaatttattttcacCAATTACAAATAGTTGCAAAATTTAattgtctaaatttttttatgcaCTCATCGCCTTAACAATTTAGTGCATAAAATGATTAAACTAACACTAattactcaaaacttcaaacttttaccttaattttttctttaaatattaacttttaattactaagctataatttaaatatagaatataaaaataaattttaacttttagttaaagttattttagttatttttcttttgtgttaaTTTTAGAATAAGTAGATGCTTCATTGATATCGATTAAGAGTATGCCTTTAATTTTGGATGATTCAATTGtagaaaaactaaaactaaaaatatttgattttaaaaattttagtttaatttttcttaatataattgtatttttgaatattttattcgAATATTGGTTTGGTCAAAACACCAGTCCGAACCTGCACTGCACGTATACCTTATTTTGCAAGAGCATGACGCGTGTCTTCAAATTTGTTGTTTGGGCTCTAATAATGTCTTTCGAAGAGGCCCAAAGGTATCATCATCCGGATTGGTCTCTCACCTCATCATTGCATCGATGGGACACTGTCGCGCAAGCAGTCAAATGTGACACGTGGACTGTTATAAGCTGACGTGTCGAATGTACTTTCATCAGGTGGAGGATAAGTAAAACGTTACGGAACCGTTTCGTCACTTTCCGTTATCTTATTTAAACTAAAGAGGGGAACAAAGAGATGCAATAAGATAATCGAAGTCAagcgataaaaataaaaaaaaccaatAACAAAGATCGAACAACTCTACAAGAGATGACTGCATCAAAGGATGGCGCTAGTAGTTTCACTAACATTTCTGTAGAGGAGCACTTTAGCGTCTCTCAATCTACTTCCGGTGGACAGGTAATaactataactatatatattaagacTATAAGTAACTGAAATAACTGTAAAGTATGTaatcatattaatatataatgctGTGCAAATCTTTTGACAGTTTGTAGGCCCCACAGAAGAAATTTCAACGGCGGCTGATGCACTTATAGGGAGGTCGGCGACATTGACGGAGGCTCTCAAAGCAGCGGCCATTAACGTAGGCCATAAGCCAGTGGAAACAACTGACTTAGCTGCCATAAAAGAGTTGGAAGCTAGAGCTACCGGAGGCAAAATAGAAAGAGGCGATAGTGTAACCTCCATGGCAAATGAGGCGGTTGctcgaaacaaaaaaataggTAAAGAAGATGACAAGAAGATTCGTCTCCGCGACATTGTCGCCGAGATTGATGTGAGGGTAACGAGAGACAGGTCAGTGACGAGTGAAGACGCGGAAGCAGTGGTTCAGGCTGAGCTCAATCATTCTCCCTATAACCATGTTATTCCTGGAGGCGTCGCTGAGTCTGTGGCTGCAGCTTATAAATTAAATCGTAGTCCCTCTATGTGATATTAATTACTTTGCGatgtatataaaaacatatgacATATTACGGTCTTATGACGTTTGTTGGCCTCTCTTTAGTTGCACAAaatgaattatatattataagaacGAGCGTATAGATTTCAAAAgtatagaaataaataaataaaaatatctggGACAATAGAATTCAAGCATATATACAATTCAAAATCTGCCAGAGTAGAGATATTTGCAATTCTGAATCTGAGAGATGTAAGTGCATTTCATTTACTATGAAATGGTTATACCTTATATGATGACTGATGGGAGTAGGCTTGCCGTTtttaaccgaaccgaacttgtggaaccaaaccgaaattttGGTGAATTCGGTAATGGTAATGGGTAATGGGTAATGGTAATGAGTTCGGTTTAGTTCGGcaactttattaaaaaaatcgatttttggtTCGGTAATCGGTTAGTCcagtttttaacattttttgttaaccaaatttcaaacaaaacaaatctaAATTATGAACCAAattaaccgaacaaaccaaacaAACTGAAATTATCTGAATTTGACAAAATTTAACCAAATTGTTAACCGAAATATCATCGAAACCAAAAATTTCAATTAGTTtcggtaaaaaatatttaaaaccgaactatccgaaatatttttatagaatcaGTTCAGCGAGATTTTGATCAAACCGAACTGTTCAAATTCCAAATTACCTGAACTCACATGCCTAGATGAAAGTACCATTATTGTCTCCGAGTTTATTTACATTGGCACAGTGCAGACTCACAATCACGATCCACCGGAGAGAGTGTGAGACAACTAGCTAGTGAGAAGGTGGACTTACCGCATGGTACGTTGTTAAACAAGAGAGGAAGTGATTCAATAGTTAAACTCTATCTAGACTATACTATCGTGGTGGATATTTGTTAAgatgaatatgattttttttctcaacttcaactcatcattaactaattaaaaaatgttttaaaaaaaaataattaaaaaatgttacaaCGAATAATCCAACCaacaaaaacagaacaaaagcATGATGCCAAAACctaattctctctttttttttttttcattttcctaCAAATCTCACGtcacaagaaaagaaaacaaacactAGGAAACAAAACCATTGTTGTGGATGGATTCATCAAGTTCAGTGAATGAAATAAGTCAACGCCAAAGCCACCATCATTAGAACAAACGCTATCCCCTGATCTATCGATGTTCCTGCCGCAACCCgaaatcaaaaacaaatatcaataatCATCTTCTTTTTATCGTAGATTATTATAAATATCTTACCGTCGCTGGTTGGTGCGGGAGCTGGCGAAGGTGATTGCGCATGAGCAACCGGCAAGAGAATCACCGAGATGATGACGAAGACGGCAAGAATCTCCAACGGAAACTTCAAGGACGCCATTCCTTCTGTTAATCTCCGGTGACTATTCTGGTGACCGGTGAGGGAATCTCTTTTCCTCAACAAAGATAAGTAAAAATGCCGATTGGTGAAA encodes:
- the LOC106443385 gene encoding late embryogenesis abundant protein 49-like, whose amino-acid sequence is MTASKDGASSFTNISVEEHFSVSQSTSGGQFVGPTEEISTAADALIGRSATLTEALKAAAINVGHKPVETTDLAAIKELEARATGGKIERGDSVTSMANEAVARNKKIGKEDDKKIRLRDIVAEIDVRVTRDRSVTSEDAEAVVQAELNHSPYNHVIPGGVAESVAAAYKLNRSPSM
- the LOC106443384 gene encoding arabinogalactan protein 22: MASLKFPLEILAVFVIISVILLPVAHAQSPSPAPAPTSDGTSIDQGIAFVLMMVALALTYFIH